The Topomyia yanbarensis strain Yona2022 chromosome 3, ASM3024719v1, whole genome shotgun sequence nucleotide sequence cggcgtttgtgttgatggtgatgcgctggatcgttggatattttggcacgatagttacgtgcctggcgaactgttttgtagcctcgaacaaaacgacaagactggcttcttcgggtaccattacggctgaagcttagctcgactttgaaatcctgcacaatctcaccaatcagacactggtagggccattttgtttgctactagcacggagctgcacaaaaaaatcatttaatgcagttagttcacagaggctgccaaaaagctcgaatagaagcatgcgacttcaacatttctcttaaacgcatgcaacaacacattcgttttggtaatactgataataacagtagaaaggaatggaaaagcagtgcacgaaacgagcgagaggataatttaaatttttgttccgtgtgcaagctacttctttccacacaacgtattatgttgattgttgaaaatttgttacacaccttaaaatgaaagtttcagtttaactctcactagaacacaattgattggtcctgaaaagaaccgttgcttttattgtaatttacgcccactcccagcggacactgtgagccagtttgatttcttttgcgagaaagttacgtacttggcgcacaattttgtatcctcaaacaaaccgaccaagtaggcatcactggcttcattacggctgagtgttgtaagcgtagctcgactttgaagtaatacacaaccttacgaaccagacgctggaatgttagccagcggattagtttctccgttgccctttatttggggcgaaatactggcatggcgacagttcctgatcggtagttggttgcgatgggccaccagtagctggggcacttttgcggaccgtcatcattgccaactgctttcctccggtggactggctgcttgctagtgcttgaacgaatcaGAATTGCCACTATTTtatcaaagaaaatctggcagttcaactaaaaatgtcttgcaaaatctggcacttgacagcgacctcaaaatCATCGACCCTGGGTCaatggatttttgttaaatttgggacattattacccaaatttccaaaatgtgtatgtagtagcttctaaaacttaaaaatctggcagaatgagaggttcgtctttttgtctggaagctgccaaaaactctggctgtgccagataaatctggcataatggcatctctggaacgaatacgaatgatgagaaaaaccgaccgaccaatattcatatatgaaaacacgagaaagcactactatcgctctctcactcgttttcgtgccattcctgtgcctttcctttccgttcggctaccaatactagcataaccaaaacgaatattctgtctttccatcgccttcaatctagtggccagtgctagcaaacttgcatgttcagtttttcaataacaacattccaacaatattttcaaagaatgttgcagatttgaaaagaaggaaggaaaagattttcacaaatttaaattcttttgtcttatttgttagcggtgatactggccatgggatggtgggggaacacccacattcgtttgttatgatggtattagcagcagaaaggaatggaaaggcagtgcacgaaaacgagcgagagaggataatttaaattctctttctttctttccacacatcgtatttcttatatagctttctgaaaattatttgttatacaccataaaatgtaaatttcagtttaacacttattagaacacaattaattggtcctgtaaagaaccgtttattgttttattgcgggagcataattcagacgcactccccgcggacacggtgagccagtttaactcttattagaacacagattagtttctctgttgccctttagttggggcgaaattcttgcagggcgacagttcctgatcgggttgccatgagtcaccagtagctggggcactttttccgatcgtcgtcatcgccaactgctttccttcggtggactggctgcttgctagtgcttgaacttgaacgaatacgaatgatgaggaaaaccgaccgacagatatttttataatcgcgctaatatgcactactatcgctttctctctcgtgccgtgcatgagcctttcctttccgtccggcttctaatggcctaaccaaaggaatatgccgtctttcccccaccaacggGAGTACTACGAAAGGCCGAATCACATAAGGCCGAAGCACAAAAGGCCGAATCACAAAAGGCCGAAATCTCTAAAAGCCGAAAACCACAAAAGGCCGAATCACATAAGGCCGAATCACAAAAGGCCGAATCACAAAAGGCCGAATTACAAAAGGCCGAACTACAAAAGGCCGAAGCACGAGATCAAATCGCTAAGGTCATTGTAGTAACCCATGGCGTTATTAATGAGCTGGTGCATATCATATCATGAATTGATGGCTGAAAActgctttaattgattttttatttaattaaattaaattcaaaagaacagctcatgttaaaaagaaggaaaaataccCGAAAAGATATTACAATAATTAACATGGCAGGATTTCTAAAAATCTATTCAACATTGATTGACCATTTTTCGTTAAAATATGCGCTATCCGCATCACATATTTTCTAATAAGGTCTTTTCGGGCATTTTGTAGTAGATTAGAACGATGCTGGGGGTCATTAGTCAAAGGGTTATCCGGCCGAAGGATATATAGACGAATAGTCATTAGGGCGAGGCACACTAGGTCGAATGCACCAAACAGGGTGAGAAATAAAGCCTTTGGAACTGAAAACAAGATTTGAACGAAGCTTTCAACAATTTGATTGGAACCTTTGAAAGAATTTGATTGGAACcattgaaaataatatttacGTCATTTACGTCATCTTTCTCGCTGTAAATATGCAGCGAATATCAAGGTGCTGGGTCATTAGGCTGAAAGCCGGTAGGCCGAAtgtcgtttggccgaatgccgttaagCCGACTGGTCAAATAAGAATGACAAATATGTAGAGCAgttgaaactgaaaattttcaatgatGATATAGTAAATAATATCAATTTGAGCACAACTTTCCATACTACCTGTCATGTAGAATGTTAAACACGGCAAGTTGGTCGTTGTTCCACAGGCTACTGCTTGCATTAAGCCTAATATGATTCCATAATCACCAACTCGAGACAGAAcacaatgaagttattccacgaagTTGCCAAAAAGCGGGGTCTCCAAAATGTCGATGTACCTTTTCAGAATGGTAAATATGTAGAGCGGTTGGaactggaaactttctaagagtgattttttacgatttttttcaatagaataATAATGTTTGGAATATTTACGACACTTTTCTCGTTGCATATTTGCCGATTTACTGGAATAAATAAACAGAACGaaacctaatgtggctacgccacatcgcttcatggcaagtgctgtccgacatcgctccgctccgtcggacttaaactaatttaagcccctatgtttgagtaatccgggcaaacgagtggatcacaggtttgcttgcgcgaggccgccgcttccgacggcgggtcggcggccacctcgtccggcggatcctcagcggctttacgccgcttcggatccttggcctcggttatgcggctaggcCGCATCGCACTGGCTTCGCCGTATGCGCTGGCGCAGTGCAACAACCAAACAATAGTTGTGGCTAGCGGTTACATTTAGCCAAACTGacttttttatattaattttcttttattatcTATGCTTTTTATAAACgcgattttattttaaaatattagtcATGGGCAATACTAAAGTATCATCAACACCAACAGATTAGATCATTCGATTTCTGATGCATGTGGACTTGCGGTTTTATATGATTCGGCCTTTTGAGATTCGGCCTTTTGTGATTCGGCCTTTTCGGGTTTCGGCCTTTTGTGGTAGGTTAGAACATCTTCGGCCTTTTGTGTTTCGGCTTTTTGTTATTCGGCCTTTTGTGATTCGGCCTTTTGTACCgctcccccaccaactgctctcgtcaagcaacccaatgcgaataatcataggaacaaacatgtagtggacctatatataaacttttcattattttattgttcggttgatctaccaaagtgacggctctgtgcgggatgggctgaaaattttcacttttccgagtcgttttcgaaagatttttcaaaacacaatttttgttattagtgcatgttatacatacttcaaattttaatacagcatagaggaacatattttcaacaaattggcctaaaaatcaaatcattctgttaagtatgataaaagttattaacgttcaaaatctgacgcggcgccgcagccgatattttgaaacgggacccctatattgaaagcttaaatgtattctacattaaaaagcaAACGACCAGAGGTTGAAATACCTATGTGCTTATTTTCGCGACAAGCAGTGTCGCACATCGTTTTGATCCATTGTAGGCAGGGACTcaacttttcacctttcaagaaattgcgaAAAGTTGCTGACAATGCAGTAGGCAAGCAAAATAATTTCGCAGCATCGAACCTCGTTAAGTCCAAGAAAAACCGTTAATATATCATATTTTAGGAATTTAGTTCTCCACATTATTTCagcattttgattctacgaatcagtatctattattttttgtgaatttttacggAAGCATTAGTTATTCCGCAGTTTTATATTAGGTGCGAAATTGTCATCCCATATTATACTGCGAAAAGATGAGGTCGGATACTATATACTAATAAGCAAACAATGTTACATCACATACTCGTTTTTCTATTGCTGGTCGAAATAGGTAAAATATCGCCTATTTCTGTTCACGAATTCAAATTCTGCAAAAGACTTTTATGCCAAAAAACCATTATGCGAGACGACCTTAATAGGATTCAATGTCCTGTACCGTTTATTCCAAATGGTTATTATGTCAAATCACtactatcaatttttttttcttattccaaacgggcattatgccaaatgactccATGCCAAACAGGCTAGCCTCATGGAGAAACATATTGAAGTCTGCCCTCAAGCCTAGCGGCAGATTGTAACGGCAAATCCAGCTGCTGATGCAATTTACATAtggttaggtcagaccggactaagtcgcaaaatcttagaaaatgagataatgatagcactggatagaGAATTTCTGCAGCTACTTtcgacttttaccagatttggaatatgttacaataagtaagaattatgacaaaaattcatttcaaattataacgtaaaggatgctgcgattcaaactttaagctcgtttttctcgaaatcaatgcaatgTCATTTAGTCCGGTCTCATTTAACACCGgctatatattccttgttttgatgtgagtcatgttttttttccttttttaaggTTTTTCGGAACGTGGCCAGGCAGCGAATCAAGATCGTGCGGGGGTGGGGAAGGCTGTGTGAAGTTCAGTCGGACATGGTCGCAAGGCGGTCGAGGTTCGAGGGGTTTCGTGAATTGGTATTGGCGTCGGAATCCGCTGTcgcttcgaaaaaaaaattgtttcggaACGACTTTTTGGGGTTTGGACGCCTTTTGGGTCAGGATGGAACCCGGGGTTAGAGGTGCAGTTGTTGACCTTTTTTCTTTTGCCTCGAGAAGGGTGTGcaatagactgcccagaaaaatgatgaatttttgaaaactcaatcggcccacccctgagtcgattcctagtcccgccaggagtacttgcaccaaatttgaagcaaatcggaccagtataactaccggaccaacgtgcctgaagtttgtatgggatttttcaacaatttacatggagaaaactcactagttcgtattttcgtcgctaggtggcactatatgcatcgtattatcactgtaagtaaaaataagaacgataatttaattgtccacaactttgtcgaagactgctagtaaatccgactttgttaaaagaagttattaaacttttaacgaagtgatgtctgagtcagttttgcatggggcctagcagtgcatggttgtgtatcagtaggtcccgcgaactatacatttttgtgaaataagggttagatttagctgaatagtatgcttacaagaattatagtaaataatacgagtcatgctttgattagaaaattttagttccacctgtgaccgcatagagggcgccaccactaacttttcatagaagagagatagagtatcaagatgttcggaagaaatactgaaaaatgcctattctataactttgtagaagacaccaaatttctatctctcttcctttaaaagttagtgttggcgccctctatgcggtaacatgtggaactaaaattttctaatcaaagctcgactcgtattatttactataattcttctgaacataccgttaagctaaacctaacgattatttcacaaaaatgtttagttcgtgtgaatcgagtactgatacaccaccatgcactgttaggccccatgcaaaactgactcagacatcgctttgttaaaagtttaataacttcttttaacaaagccggatttactagcagtcttcgacaaagttgtagacaattaaattatctttcttattttcacttacagtgataatacgatgcatacagtgccacctagcgccgaaaatgcgagctggtgggttttctccatgtaaattgttgaaaaatcccatacaaacttcaggcacgttggtccggtagttagacttgtccgatttgcttcaaatttggtgcaagtactcctggtgggactaggaatcgactcagaggtgggccgataagggtcatttttttcctgtcactctagtgtgcaATCTAACTGGTTTCGGGTTTCGCGTGGAGACTCTGGGTGCTCTAATTGTGAGTCCGTTTAGTAAATTCAGGATGCCCATTCTTATAGGTATCCTACTGTGTATCCTACGTGTGATATGGAAAACTCGCtgtcttctagcatctgaaccgtacactgaaaaataaacatcaaattttcggtccgcgcgatcattcatcaacacacgcgaatatacgAATTGACTCAAGGTGATAGAACTGAActtatacacgcaaagttacatacacgctagcacacacgacaaacacgttaacatacaaacgctcgagcccttcgcgaccatacAAGCACACCTACGCTCAGGATCTCGCAAGCATGAAAATATCCTGAtaattaagtgaatgttttagcacttataaacgaTGTCTCAAGCATAAACATGCAAATGATCTTATtcacacgatcatgaatcggtaacGTCCGGAATTTCCTATCCTCGATCCTAGCAGTCTAAGTTCATGTCTTCAGTGTGACCAATAATCCAAGAAATTAAGCTAttatacactagacaacacgttccaaggCGGCATGACCGAGAATCCACGATATATTCTTCTAGCACCTAAACCGCACACTGAAAACTAAGTATCAGGTttacggtccgcgcgatcattcaagaacacacgagAGTATGTGAATGTCCACGTGATCGAACACGTTGACATATAAACGCATAACATATAAATACTCGATTTTATCagtcccgattttgtctacccccgattttatcggctttttgacccgattttgtcagcttcatACGAAAGTTGATAGTTGGTAATTTGATGGGATCTAGCAAAAGAACcatgttgaattcgagtaaatcctttcttgagcatatttttcttatatgcatgcaaaaataaaatttttttttgatgttGTTCTGCCAGACCCTCTTAAgggaatttaattaaataatcagaaagagttatgaggctatactgccgtgatacgcacaacagtcccacctgcataggaacccatagcaaatgggactgttatgcggatcacaGCAGTATATCtaagaactaaaaaaaatattttcagagcttcggtttcttaaaaagacagaaaaatatgtgtcccgattttgtcaatgtccctgttttatcagcctaaaattaaccaaggggctgattaaaacgggtcttcactgtactaGCAAATCTAGGTTCAAACTGTAAACAGTTTTTCATGGAATTGAATTTGATTAATTACATTTATAGAACTACCAGTGCACGGagagaatgtaaatttagcaggaagtTTATCTTTTCGCTAAATTAAATAACTTAGCCTTATaatatgttttgaaaatatattgtggTTTGCAAGAGCCTTGTTTCTATTAAAATAGCAGCCAAGGTGATTCTAGGTTTAGCAAGATCTATATTTTTACTGGTTGAAGATAGAGCTGTAAACAAATTGCTAAAGACATGCAAGCTATATCTTTTATAATTTCTATTTCACATTAAATTTAAAAGTAAGGCTTTATGCATATAACATTTGTAGATTTTATTTTGCACTAAAGTAACGTTTGAACAACTAGATCCTTATTATTCTACGTATTATTTCTTTCAGCAATGATTCCAGCGCCGACAAGGAAAGTACCTCGTCCCGTTCGGCAAGCCCATCTGATTCAAAGAGTTCCGACGAAAAAAACACATCGAAATCAAGTGAAGATCGGGCCCAGGCACGTGTTCTTCGGAGTCACCGTGGTGGTGGGGGAGGCGGATCTTCCGAAGGTGACAGAGGTCGCAGCAAAGACAATCAGAGCGATCGTTCGGTAGACCGATCCAACAACTCATCCCCTCAGTTGCAGCAGAGTAGTGCCGCACCTTCTCCCGCCTCCAACAGTGGTGACGGTGGTGGGGGTAACAGTAGTACTGGTGGCGGTGGCGGGAATTCCGGCAAGGATGGTAACAATTCGAGCCCTGCTGCCGGAAATCAAAAAGATGGAGACTCAGAAACCGGTGGAAACGGAAGCAGCAATCCCAAAAGTCCACCCGCGTCAACGACATCGACAACTTCGACTACCACTACCAGCAGTAGTAGTAGCAGTATGGGAACTAACTCAAACCAGAACAATCCACCAAACAACACAAGCTCGACTACTACATCGGAAACTGCAGTACATCCACGCAAGAGGAAAATTAAAACCAGCAAAGATACCTCGTCAGCAACAGCTTCGAGTTCATCAACACCGTCGACGTCGGCTGCTTCGGCGTCCATCTCGAACGAAGAGAAAAAAGAAATCAAAGACGAGACACCAGATGTTCACCCTCACGATCAACCGATTACCAACTGCTATCAAATGTTTCTGAACATCCGCAGACAGATCGAACGACGGCAACGATGCCTGTTCCCAGTACAACCGAAGCCCCCACAGGGCTTCAAAGACTACTTACTAAACCGCTGTGCGTATGCCCTGGCAGGAAAGTCGCCATCCGAGCCGAACACTCAACCACCAGCCACGCTGCAACCACAGATGAAAGATATTTTCTGCATACAGGAGAAGGAACGCCATAAATTGAAGATGCAACATATCGTTGAAAAAGAGAAACTGGTTCTCGCTGTCGAGCAGGAAATTCTACGAGTTCATGGTCGTGCAGCACGAGCTCTCGCAAATCAATCTCTGCCGTTTTCCGTGTGTACAATCCTGAAGGATGAAGAGGTGTACAACATAATTACTCCGGAACAGGAAGAGAAAGATCGCAACGCTCGATCGCGATACAACGGACGATTATTCCTTAGCTGGTTGCAAGACGTCGACGATAAGTGGGAGAAAATCAAGGAAGCAATGCTCTTGCGACATCACAACGAAGCAGAAAGTCTGCACGCTGTTCAGAAGATGGACTGGGAGTGGAAGATGAAGGAGAATCTATTGTGTGAGTTCAAGGCCAAGCCAGTCATTGACGATATCCAAGTACCTATGGTTAACGTGAGTGATGATTTTGATTTGTTGCCTGCCTAGGTATAATAGTCTAGTGTAACATTGTGGAGATTGGAAACGGTCATCGAAATGTAGATGACATAATAATAGTTTTAGGAACAGTACAGAATACtgtgttttgtataagacaaacTTATGATAGAAATTACATGAAATACTTTCAATAATTTTGAGTTGCGTCGTTTATTTTAAGGTAAGAGAAGGTGAGTATGTCATTTTGAAcgcctgcgttgcagaagacaaactGTTAaatcgccgggaaactctaagcttgctcatatgaccctattctacgcttttctaaactttcatccttcaactccttgctcttccttgagtactatagctCTTAAGAATAAGCACTATTTAGACTCCccgtgaaaatgaacgtgaacacgTGTTGAATACCTTCCATTGTTCAAGGTGGAGGACGTCGTGAACAGTTTTAGCAGCGAAGAACGATTTCACGCTCAACTGGCAGTTTAAGGCGGGTGTACCCCATATGGCAtaaagacgtttggcataatggacatttggcataatgcttatTGAGAGGtagggacatttggcataacggacgtttcgcataatggacatttggcataatacctaTTGGGGGGTGaagggacatttggcataatggacgtttggcataatggacatttggcataatacctaTTGGGGGGTaaagggacatttggcataatggacatttggcataaaatgGCATAGTATTTATTGGAGAGTGAATCCAAAATTATCATAATCAACTTTTGTTATATATACGATGTTTTATTTCGTAATTTGGAATCaactcaaaaaaatatttttcattttgtatgaATTACGCAATCTATAAGTAATTTAGATGGATCATCGCAAAAAACGACTAAATATAGGCACATTTACACACAATATTCTTAATGGGTTAAAAGGGTCCTTTGGATTACGTGGTGTAAATTCAGCAAGTAAGACTTCCGTTTTTTGATAACTTGAATGAAGAGTAACATGTACGGCAGAATACAgatgtataattgtgttattgaAGAAGGCTGCATCGCTATGCTTTTCATATAATACGTAATTACTATTATGCACAGAATTGTGATGCACCCTACTTTACATTATATATGGAGCATTCCACATAAAATTTACCACCCCAAATTTTGTTTACCATTTGTTTCGATTTGGCTGTCTAAAAtatttgacacgtatttttttctttcaaatagTAGTAAtttgctttaattttttttaaatacttttatttaatCTCCAATACTGCAATAACTGAAGAAGATATTAAAAATTGTTGAAAACATGTAATGTGTGCTTTTCTCAGTTTTCGAATGAAGTTTATTGAAAATAATCATGCTgcttatttattgtaaaatattgaaaagttggaTGACTTTTTTTctcctaaaatatttttcttaacgCCTTTAACATTTTGGAAAGAACATTTGAGTATTTTCGGCGTTATGAATTTTTCAGTCGAACCTTGCGCGCGCGAAGCATACCACCACACTCTTCGCTAACACGCGGGTTTGGCTGCAAGAGTTTCTACACGTCAGCGCGTGCGAAGCGCATGGAGGAACCTTTCGTGCGCGCAATATGTATACTATTCTGTGcatattaataaataaatagtatATGAAAAGTATAGTGATTCGCCCTTCTTTACAAAGAACGCAATTATACTTCTGTATTCTACTGTAGTACTGTACAATGTACAGTTTACATGTTACTCATTGTTCAAGCTATCGAATTACGGAAATTTCACTTGCTAAATTTACATCACGTAATCCAAAGGACCCTTTTAACCTATTAAAAACATGTTCAAATGTGCCTATCTCTAATCATTTTTTCTTTGCGATCCATCTAACTACTTACAGATTGCGTGATTCAtataatatgaaaaatatttattttctgttGATAACAAAACaagtaacaaaataaaacatcaTATATACGACGAAAGTTGATTATGACAATTTTGGATTCACTCCCcaatattatgccaaatgtccattatgccaaatgtccattatgccaaatgtccctttACCCCCCAAtaggtattatgccaaatgtccattatgccaaacgtccgttatgccaaatgtcccttaacccccaataggtattatgccaaatgtccattatgccaaacgtctttatgccaaacccgttatgccaaacgtccattatgccatatGGGGTATACCCGTTTAAGGCCTATTTACACCCTCGgggaaaatgaacgtgaactcgatgcgcaccaacttgtttttttttttcaatatctcaCTTATTAGTGAATAGAAATTGAGGAAAATGGAACTAAACAATAGTACATTAATATACTTAGCGAATCCAAGCACTATTATTCGATATAATTGAATCAATGCAATAATATTCATATTCctcgatcattttaaatattccacgaTGAATTATGTTCGCAGTGGATATTT carries:
- the LOC131686706 gene encoding ankyrin repeat domain-containing protein 12 isoform X3, with product MQRRTPASSQQSKDNAANRIQQQLKKPSEGGSTKKGSNQDSDADDTASNSNIGGSNTPSTVNNKDEDDIYEFKSTPKDSGSSSSDEKESNSDKNEKSSSEKNSAGGGGDGESSQNAGTSGSTGTGTGSSNISKRPFSEVSDPLEDSTGASNDDDNKRKKRKDSDTTNKETTKGIPGSNRGSTPRQDKSTKSSGPPSKNLSLTGKSALERKSPCASPKPASAGPSGSSNKGSSSNTNDSEGETDDSGIKNTDTSFPSGGGPKVPPLKIVIPQQNSSGDADAGGSSRNGKNASARNHAALPYVVASSNSNDSSADKESTSSRSASPSDSKSSDEKNTSKSSEDRAQARVLRSHRGGGGGGSSEGDRGRSKDNQSDRSVDRSNNSSPQLQQSSAAPSPASNSGDGGGGNSSTGGGGGNSGKDGNNSSPAAGNQKDGDSETGGNGSSNPKSPPASTTSTTSTTTTSSSSSSMGTNSNQNNPPNNTSSTTTSETAVHPRKRKIKTSKDTSSATASSSSTPSTSAASASISNEEKKEIKDETPDVHPHDQPITNCYQMFLNIRRQIERRQRCLFPVQPKPPQGFKDYLLNRCAYALAGKSPSEPNTQPPATLQPQMKDIFCIQEKERHKLKMQHIVEKEKLVLAVEQEILRVHGRAARALANQSLPFSVCTILKDEEVYNIITPEQEEKDRNARSRYNGRLFLSWLQDVDDKWEKIKEAMLLRHHNEAESLHAVQKMDWEWKMKENLLCEFKAKPVIDDIQVPMVNVSDDFDLLPA